The Mesorhizobium sp. M1D.F.Ca.ET.043.01.1.1 genome contains a region encoding:
- a CDS encoding heme o synthase, producing the protein MALADHKLMEEVGFRMSEATAGDFFALLKPRVMSLVVFTAFVGMVAAPVAINPLLAVIAILAIAIGAGASGALNMWYDADIDAVMTRTAGRPVPAGRVTPGEALSFGLVLSALSVMTLGVLINWLSAALLAFTIFFYAVVYTMWLKRWTPQNIVIGGAAGAIPPVIGWAAVTGSVSLESLILFLIIFLWTPPHFWALALFKSDDYARAGIPMMPNVAGPASTRRQIFAYALILAPVGVLPWLLGYTTAAYGAVSLALGLGFVWYAWKVLGMSDDDRAMKPAKALFGYSLLYLFAIFAAYLVDSVVGRALVMGGA; encoded by the coding sequence ATGGCCCTTGCCGACCACAAATTGATGGAGGAAGTTGGCTTTCGAATGTCGGAAGCCACCGCGGGCGATTTCTTCGCTCTCCTCAAGCCGCGCGTCATGTCGCTGGTCGTCTTCACGGCCTTTGTCGGCATGGTCGCGGCGCCGGTCGCCATCAATCCGCTGCTGGCGGTGATCGCCATCCTGGCGATCGCGATCGGCGCCGGCGCCTCGGGCGCGCTCAACATGTGGTACGACGCCGACATCGACGCGGTGATGACAAGAACCGCCGGCCGTCCGGTCCCGGCCGGACGCGTCACGCCGGGCGAGGCGCTGAGCTTCGGCCTGGTGCTGTCGGCACTGTCGGTGATGACGCTGGGCGTGCTCATCAACTGGCTGTCGGCGGCGCTTCTTGCCTTCACCATCTTCTTCTACGCCGTCGTCTACACGATGTGGCTGAAGCGCTGGACGCCGCAGAACATCGTCATCGGCGGTGCCGCCGGCGCCATCCCGCCGGTGATCGGCTGGGCCGCGGTGACCGGATCGGTCAGCCTCGAAAGCCTGATCCTGTTCCTGATCATCTTCCTGTGGACGCCGCCGCATTTCTGGGCCCTGGCGCTGTTCAAGTCGGACGACTACGCCCGCGCCGGCATCCCGATGATGCCGAACGTCGCCGGCCCGGCCTCGACCCGCCGCCAGATCTTTGCCTATGCGCTGATCCTGGCGCCGGTCGGCGTGCTGCCCTGGCTGCTCGGCTACACCACCGCCGCTTATGGCGCCGTCTCCCTGGCGCTCGGCCTGGGCTTCGTCTGGTATGCCTGGAAGGTGCTGGGGATGAGCGACGACGACCGCGCGATGAAGCCGGCCAAGGCGCTGTTCGGCTATTCGCTACTCTATCTCTTTGCAATCTTCGCCGCCTATCTCGTCGACAGCGTGGTCGGGCGCGCCCTCGTCATGGGGGGAGCATGA
- a CDS encoding SURF1 family protein: MSDTTGSAAGPWRPRSALLLGLGLVLFAILLGLGTWQVQRMHWKEGLLETIDRRTHAAPLPLADVEKEFAASHDVDYTPVTVTGTFLHQGERHFFSTWEGNSGFNVYTPLQLEDGRFVLVNRGFVPYDLKDPAKRRQGEVAGKVTVTGLARNPLPEKPSMMLPDNDVAKNIFYWKDRDVMASSAGLTAGAGLVPFFIDADRTPNPGGLPVGGVTIIDLPNNHLQYAVTWYGLAAALAAVLILRLRRPAKEG, from the coding sequence ATGAGCGATACGACCGGTTCGGCTGCCGGCCCTTGGCGGCCGCGCTCGGCATTGCTGCTTGGTCTCGGCCTTGTCCTGTTCGCCATTCTCCTCGGTCTCGGCACCTGGCAGGTGCAGCGCATGCACTGGAAGGAAGGGCTGCTCGAGACCATCGACAGGCGCACGCACGCGGCGCCTCTGCCGCTGGCCGATGTCGAGAAGGAATTCGCCGCCTCTCATGATGTCGACTACACGCCGGTGACGGTGACCGGCACCTTCCTGCACCAGGGCGAGCGGCATTTCTTCTCGACCTGGGAAGGCAACAGCGGCTTCAACGTCTACACGCCCCTGCAGCTCGAAGATGGCCGGTTCGTGCTCGTCAATCGCGGCTTCGTCCCCTACGATCTCAAGGATCCGGCCAAGCGCCGGCAGGGCGAGGTCGCCGGCAAGGTGACGGTGACCGGGCTTGCCCGCAATCCGCTCCCGGAAAAACCTTCGATGATGCTGCCCGACAACGATGTCGCCAAGAACATCTTCTACTGGAAGGACCGCGACGTCATGGCTTCGAGCGCCGGCCTGACGGCAGGCGCCGGGCTGGTGCCGTTCTTCATCGATGCCGACAGGACGCCCAATCCCGGCGGTCTGCCGGTCGGCGGCGTTACCATCATCGATCTGCCGAACAACCACCTGCAATATGCCGTCACCTGGTATGGCCTGGCCGCCGCCCTTGCCGCGGTGCTGATCCTGAGGCTCCGCCGCCCGGCGAAGGAAGGTTGA
- the ctaD gene encoding cytochrome c oxidase subunit I, translating to MAEAAAHEHHDHRPHGWVRWVYSTNHKDIGTLYLIFAIIAGIIGGALSVAIRMELQEPGIQIFSGLAQMVYGMQGDAAIDGGKSMYNAFGAAHGLIMIFFMVMPALIGGFANWMVPIMIGAPDMAFPRMNNISFWLLPPAFILLLSSMFVPSAPGAFGVGGGWTIYPPLSTSGQPGPAMDLAILSIHIAGASSILGAINFITTIFNMRAPGMTMHKMPLFAWAVLITAFLLLLSLPVLAGAITMLLTDRNFGTSFFVPDNGGDPILFQHLFWFFGHPEVYILILPGFGIISHIVSTFSKKPVFGYLGMAYAMVAIGAVGFIVWAHHMYTTGLSLDTQRYFVFATMVIAVPTGVKIFSWIATMWGGSISFKPPMLWALGFIFLFTIGGVTGVQLANAGLDRSLHDTYFVIAHFHYVLSLGAVFAIFAGWYYWFPKMTGYMYSPVIANTHFWVTFVGVNLIFFPQHFLGLAGMPRRTVDYPDAFAGWNMVSSYGSYIAAVGVAIFLYGVFEAFQKKRVAGANPWGEGATTLEWQLPSPPPFHQWEQLPKIK from the coding sequence ATGGCAGAGGCTGCAGCTCACGAGCACCACGACCACAGGCCGCATGGCTGGGTCCGCTGGGTGTATTCGACCAACCACAAGGACATCGGCACGCTCTACCTGATCTTCGCGATCATCGCCGGCATTATCGGCGGCGCGCTTTCGGTCGCCATCCGCATGGAGCTGCAGGAGCCGGGCATCCAGATCTTCAGCGGTCTGGCGCAGATGGTCTACGGCATGCAGGGCGACGCCGCCATCGACGGCGGCAAGAGCATGTACAACGCCTTCGGCGCCGCGCATGGCCTGATCATGATCTTCTTCATGGTGATGCCGGCCCTGATCGGCGGCTTCGCCAACTGGATGGTGCCGATCATGATCGGCGCGCCGGACATGGCTTTCCCGCGCATGAACAACATCTCCTTCTGGCTGCTGCCGCCGGCCTTCATCCTGCTGCTTTCCTCGATGTTCGTGCCGAGCGCGCCCGGCGCCTTCGGCGTCGGCGGCGGCTGGACGATCTATCCGCCGCTCTCGACCTCCGGCCAGCCTGGTCCCGCGATGGACCTCGCGATCCTGTCGATCCACATCGCCGGCGCCTCGTCGATCCTCGGCGCGATCAACTTCATCACCACCATCTTCAACATGCGCGCGCCCGGCATGACCATGCACAAGATGCCGCTGTTCGCCTGGGCGGTACTGATCACGGCCTTCCTGCTTCTCCTGTCGCTGCCGGTGCTGGCGGGCGCCATCACCATGCTGCTCACCGACCGCAACTTCGGCACCTCCTTCTTCGTGCCGGACAATGGCGGTGATCCGATCCTCTTCCAGCACCTATTCTGGTTCTTCGGCCACCCCGAGGTGTACATCCTGATCCTGCCGGGCTTCGGCATCATCAGCCACATCGTCTCGACCTTCTCGAAGAAGCCTGTCTTCGGCTATCTCGGCATGGCCTACGCCATGGTCGCGATCGGCGCCGTCGGCTTCATCGTCTGGGCGCACCACATGTACACCACCGGCCTGTCGCTCGACACGCAGCGCTATTTCGTGTTCGCCACCATGGTCATCGCGGTGCCGACCGGCGTGAAGATATTCTCCTGGATCGCCACGATGTGGGGCGGCTCGATCTCCTTCAAGCCGCCGATGCTGTGGGCGCTGGGCTTCATCTTCCTGTTCACGATCGGTGGCGTCACCGGCGTTCAACTGGCCAATGCCGGTCTCGACCGCTCGCTGCACGACACCTATTTCGTGATCGCCCACTTCCACTACGTGCTGTCGCTGGGCGCGGTGTTCGCCATTTTCGCCGGCTGGTACTACTGGTTCCCGAAGATGACCGGCTACATGTACTCGCCGGTGATCGCCAACACCCACTTCTGGGTCACCTTCGTCGGCGTCAACCTGATCTTCTTCCCGCAGCACTTCCTCGGTCTCGCCGGCATGCCGCGCCGTACCGTCGACTACCCGGACGCGTTCGCCGGCTGGAACATGGTCTCGTCCTACGGCTCCTACATCGCGGCCGTCGGCGTTGCGATCTTCCTCTATGGCGTGTTCGAGGCCTTCCAGAAGAAGCGGGTCGCCGGCGCCAATCCGTGGGGCGAGGGTGCCACCACGCTCGAATGGCAGCTGCCTTCGCCGCCGCCGTTCCACCAGTGGGAACAGCTGCCGAAGATCAAGTAA
- a CDS encoding invasion associated locus B family protein, whose protein sequence is MTSWLLRPLAKVVFLAALLGAGVANAAPPQTAAPPSGTVKSTHGAWSIICDTPAGATSEQCVMMQNVVAEDRPEMAFSGVRTADNKAEILRVLAPLGVLLPNGLGLNVDGKDIGRAYFVRCFQDGCYAEVILEKPLLDTLKSGTSATFIVFQTPEEGIGIPVDLKGFAEGFAALP, encoded by the coding sequence ATGACTTCCTGGCTTTTGAGACCCCTGGCGAAGGTCGTCTTCCTTGCCGCCTTGCTTGGCGCCGGCGTGGCGAACGCCGCGCCGCCGCAGACCGCGGCGCCGCCCAGCGGCACGGTAAAGTCGACGCATGGCGCGTGGTCGATCATTTGCGACACGCCGGCCGGCGCGACCTCCGAGCAGTGCGTGATGATGCAGAACGTCGTCGCCGAGGATCGTCCGGAGATGGCCTTCAGTGGTGTGCGCACCGCCGACAACAAGGCCGAGATCCTGCGGGTGCTGGCGCCGCTCGGCGTGCTCCTGCCCAACGGGCTTGGCCTCAACGTCGACGGCAAGGACATCGGCCGCGCCTATTTCGTGCGCTGCTTCCAGGACGGCTGCTATGCGGAAGTGATCCTCGAGAAGCCGTTGCTCGACACGCTGAAGAGCGGCACCTCGGCCACGTTCATCGTCTTCCAGACGCCGGAGGAAGGCATCGGCATCCCCGTCGATCTCAAGGGATTCGCCGAAGGCTTCGCCGCCCTGCCCTGA
- a CDS encoding cytochrome c oxidase assembly protein, which yields MSVETSPLRKNSNRIVVAVCLAFFTGMVGMAYAAVPLYKMFCQVTGYGGTTQRAEKQYAGRVLDRDITIRFDANTNGIPWQFEPVARSVTIKIGETTQAHYSATNKFDRPITGRASFNVQPEMAGAYFNKVECFCFTDTTLKPGETLDMPVVFYVDPDIVNVPELKDLKTITLSYTMFPVEKKQPVASSAPAAGKNSNKVPDSEASLGG from the coding sequence ATGAGCGTCGAGACCAGCCCCCTCAGGAAGAACAGCAACCGCATCGTGGTGGCGGTTTGCCTCGCCTTCTTCACCGGCATGGTGGGCATGGCCTATGCGGCGGTGCCGCTCTACAAGATGTTCTGCCAGGTCACCGGTTATGGCGGCACGACGCAGCGCGCCGAGAAGCAATATGCCGGCCGCGTGCTCGACCGCGACATCACCATCCGCTTCGACGCCAACACCAACGGCATTCCGTGGCAGTTCGAGCCCGTCGCCCGTTCGGTGACGATCAAGATCGGCGAGACCACGCAGGCGCATTACAGCGCCACCAACAAGTTCGACCGCCCGATCACCGGCCGCGCCTCCTTCAACGTGCAGCCGGAAATGGCGGGCGCCTATTTCAACAAGGTGGAGTGCTTCTGCTTCACCGACACGACGCTGAAGCCCGGCGAGACGCTGGACATGCCGGTCGTGTTCTATGTCGATCCAGACATCGTCAACGTGCCGGAACTGAAGGACTTGAAGACCATCACCCTGTCCTACACCATGTTCCCGGTCGAAAAGAAACAGCCGGTCGCGTCGTCCGCGCCGGCTGCTGGCAAGAACAGCAACAAAGTTCCAGATTCCGAAGCAAGCCTCGGGGGTTGA
- the coxB gene encoding cytochrome c oxidase subunit II, with protein MAGARLLAGAAAAGALLSGTSAYADQPRPWETAFQAPATEMMRQIEWFGNYTFVFIVVITLLVLILLAYCILRFRASANPLPSRTSHNTLIEVIWTVGPVIVLLLIAIPSFQLLTAQYTPPEEAKLTVKATGNQWNWDYEYQIDKSFSFNSAILQDGDRAKAGKEDRNLYPRLLAVDNELVVPVNTMTRVLITATDVIHSFAVPSFGIKMDAVPGRTNETWFKAEKEGLYYGQCSQLCGKDHAFMPIAVRVVSDAQFKTWLETAKTDVPAANKALMAEIDGTNKVAAAGN; from the coding sequence ATGGCAGGCGCCAGACTTCTGGCAGGTGCTGCGGCCGCAGGCGCGCTCCTCTCCGGCACGTCCGCCTATGCTGATCAGCCGCGGCCATGGGAAACCGCCTTCCAGGCGCCCGCGACCGAGATGATGCGGCAGATCGAATGGTTCGGGAACTACACGTTTGTGTTCATTGTGGTGATCACCCTTCTGGTGCTGATCCTGCTCGCCTATTGCATCCTGCGGTTCCGCGCGAGCGCTAACCCGTTGCCCTCGCGGACCAGCCACAACACGCTGATCGAGGTCATCTGGACGGTCGGGCCGGTCATCGTCCTGCTGCTCATCGCCATTCCCTCGTTCCAGCTGCTCACCGCGCAGTACACGCCGCCGGAAGAAGCCAAGCTCACCGTCAAGGCGACCGGCAACCAGTGGAACTGGGACTACGAATACCAGATCGACAAGAGCTTCTCCTTCAACTCGGCGATCCTTCAGGATGGTGATCGCGCCAAGGCCGGCAAGGAAGACCGCAACCTCTACCCGCGCCTGCTTGCCGTCGACAACGAGCTGGTGGTGCCGGTCAACACCATGACCCGCGTGCTGATCACCGCCACCGACGTCATTCACTCCTTCGCCGTGCCGTCCTTCGGCATCAAGATGGACGCCGTGCCGGGCCGCACCAACGAGACCTGGTTCAAGGCCGAGAAGGAAGGCCTCTACTACGGTCAGTGCTCGCAGCTCTGCGGCAAGGATCACGCCTTCATGCCGATCGCGGTTCGCGTCGTGTCCGATGCGCAGTTCAAGACCTGGCTGGAGACGGCCAAGACCGATGTGCCTGCCGCCAACAAGGCGCTGATGGCCGAGATCGATGGCACCAACAAGGTAGCGGCCGCCGGCAACTGA
- a CDS encoding DUF983 domain-containing protein produces MSEDKAIWPPIDPISAGLHGRCPRCGEGKLFSGFLTVGKRCYSCGLDYSFADAGDGPAVFVILIIGFIVVGLALWMEVTLSPPLWLHFILWIPLALVLSLTALRLIKGVLITLQYSKKAAEGRLDSGQ; encoded by the coding sequence ATGAGCGAAGACAAGGCGATCTGGCCACCCATCGACCCGATCTCGGCCGGGCTGCACGGCCGCTGCCCGCGCTGCGGCGAGGGCAAGCTGTTCTCAGGCTTCCTGACTGTCGGCAAGCGCTGCTACAGTTGCGGCCTCGACTATTCCTTTGCCGATGCCGGCGACGGCCCGGCTGTCTTCGTCATCCTGATCATCGGCTTCATCGTCGTCGGTCTGGCGCTGTGGATGGAAGTGACGCTGAGCCCGCCGCTCTGGCTGCATTTCATTTTGTGGATACCGCTGGCGCTGGTGCTCAGCCTGACGGCGCTGCGCCTGATCAAGGGCGTGCTGATCACCCTGCAATATTCGAAGAAAGCCGCGGAAGGCAGGCTGGACAGCGGCCAATGA
- a CDS encoding cytochrome c oxidase subunit 3, which yields MADAHAKPNHDYHLVNPSPWPFLGSIGALVTAIGGVCLMQYLKAGNFPVFGHNIANPWLFFIGLIIVLYTMFAWWSDTIKEAHEGHHTRVVSLHLRYGMIMFIASEVMFFVAWFWAFFDASLFPGEAAQYARTTFTGGVWPPKGLEVLDPFHLPLYNTIILLLSGTTVTWAHHSLLHGDRKGLINGLVLTVGLGMLFTMVQAYEYMHAPFAFKDSIYGATFFMATGFHGFHVIIGTIFLLVCLVRAMRGDFTPKQHFGFEAAAWYWHFVDVVWLFLFSCIYVWASNGALIEAH from the coding sequence ATGGCAGACGCGCACGCAAAACCGAACCACGACTACCATCTCGTCAATCCCAGCCCCTGGCCTTTCCTGGGCTCGATCGGCGCGCTGGTCACGGCCATCGGCGGCGTCTGCCTGATGCAGTATCTGAAGGCCGGCAACTTCCCGGTCTTCGGCCACAACATCGCCAATCCGTGGCTGTTCTTCATCGGCCTGATCATCGTGCTCTACACGATGTTCGCCTGGTGGTCGGACACAATCAAGGAAGCGCATGAGGGCCACCACACGCGCGTCGTCTCGCTGCATCTGCGCTACGGCATGATCATGTTCATCGCCTCCGAGGTGATGTTCTTCGTCGCCTGGTTCTGGGCCTTCTTCGACGCCAGCCTGTTCCCCGGCGAAGCGGCGCAATATGCCCGCACCACCTTCACCGGCGGTGTCTGGCCGCCGAAGGGCCTGGAGGTTCTCGATCCCTTCCATCTGCCGCTCTACAACACCATCATCCTGCTCCTGTCGGGCACGACGGTGACCTGGGCGCATCACTCGCTCCTTCACGGCGACCGCAAGGGCCTGATCAACGGCCTAGTGCTGACCGTCGGCCTCGGCATGCTGTTCACCATGGTGCAGGCCTACGAGTACATGCACGCGCCCTTCGCCTTTAAGGATTCCATCTACGGCGCCACCTTCTTCATGGCGACCGGCTTCCACGGCTTCCACGTCATCATCGGCACCATCTTCCTGCTCGTCTGCCTGGTGCGCGCGATGCGCGGCGACTTCACCCCGAAGCAGCATTTCGGCTTCGAGGCGGCTGCCTGGTACTGGCACTTCGTCGATGTGGTCTGGCTGTTCCTGTTCAGCTGCATCTATGTCTGGGCCTCGAATGGCGCGTTGATCGAAGCCCATTAA